The proteins below are encoded in one region of Hemiscyllium ocellatum isolate sHemOce1 chromosome 3, sHemOce1.pat.X.cur, whole genome shotgun sequence:
- the LOC132836776 gene encoding uncharacterized protein LOC132836776 — MLRLFLTVSVLFGYLVAVQNQVQEVDEFCEKLDCLEPQTAILENGYEEAKFKPSPWVETEIDGLDINNAVEAGLKRFFEYSHFHNDAETIVPLEAPWGIIGYMKDGKIQDNFKVFVILTPQVTSTPQPTDPLVQIGAKIDDWFYIRAFDEKDGSNLSSQEYGDRVLQLKKDLEADNKSFESSFFYLGWFNKRGLMEVAFQKKS, encoded by the exons ATGCTGAGACTCTTCTTAACTGTGTCTGTCCTCTTCGGGTATCTGGTTGCTGTGCAGAACCAGGTACAAGAAGTGGACGAGTTCTGTGAAAAATTGGACTGTCTCGAACCACAGACTGCCATCTTGGAGAAT GGTTACGAAGAAGCAAAATTTAAGCCTAGCCCCTGGGTTGAAACAGAAATAGACGGATTGGATATCAATAATGCGGTGGAGGCTGGCCTCAAAAGATTTTTTGAATATTCACATTTCCACAATGATGCAG AAACAATTGTTCCTCTCGAGGCCCCTTGGGGAATCATTGGATACATGAAAGATGGCAAAATACAAGATAACTTCAAAGTATTTGTTATATTAACTCCTCAAGTCACAAGTACACCTCAGCCAACAGATCCATTGGTTCAAATCGGAGCAAAAATTGATGATTGGTTCTATATCAG GGCTTTTGATGAAAAAGATGGTAGTAATCTTAGCAGCCAAGAATACGGAGATCGCGTGCTTCAATTGAAGAAGGACTTGGAAGCTGACAACAAATCCTTTGAGAGCAGTTTCTTTTACCTCGGTTGGTTTAACAAACGTGGGCTAATGGAAGTTGCCTTTcaaaagaaaagttaa